A window of the Polypterus senegalus isolate Bchr_013 chromosome 4, ASM1683550v1, whole genome shotgun sequence genome harbors these coding sequences:
- the LOC120528408 gene encoding structural maintenance of chromosomes protein 5-like isoform X3: MTKRISSGTWILIKNKYALHLVLDAPFDFTACDLPLIRRWWCFILLENFAVERTKAFTKGALESVNETQSSEEEPLIKRDLHTAVKWLHQHRQLFRGAVSEPHFLEMEEEDQSRALQDIIDAVETEDLILAKEPFIFIFQFRDDMELFTQKCRDKMKLKVNCIFNESV, translated from the exons ATGACAAAACGAATATCTTCAGGCACATGGATActaattaaaaacaag TATGCTCTGCACCTTGTCTTGGATGCGCCATTTGACTTCACAGCT TGTGATTTACCcttgatcaggaggtggtggtGCTTCATTCTGTTGGAGAATTTTGCTGTTGAAAG GACAAAGGCGTTCACTAAAGGGGCACTGGAGAGTGTGAATGAGACCCAGAGCAGTGAggag GAACCACTAATAAAAAGGGACCTCCACACTGCAGTAAAATGGTTGCACCAACATAGACAGTTGTTCAGAGGTGCCGTGTCTGAGCCCCATTTTCtggagatggaggaggaggacCAAAGCCGAGCTCTCCAGGACATCATCGATGCAGTTGAAACTGaagatttaattttggcaaaagaaccctttatatttatttttcagtttagggatGATATGGAACTTTTCACTCAAAAATGTCGggataaaatgaaacttaaagtaaactgcatatttaatgaatcagtataa
- the LOC120528408 gene encoding structural maintenance of chromosomes protein 5-like isoform X1, translated as MTKRISSGTWILIKNKNLPQQLVGSVDCGVFMLMYALHLVLDAPFDFTACDLPLIRRWWCFILLENFAVERTKAFTKGALESVNETQSSEEEPLIKRDLHTAVKWLHQHRQLFRGAVSEPHFLEMEEEDQSRALQDIIDAVETEDLILAKEPFIFIFQFRDDMELFTQKCRDKMKLKVNCIFNESV; from the exons ATGACAAAACGAATATCTTCAGGCACATGGATActaattaaaaacaag AATCTTCCACAGCAGTTGGTTGGGTCAGTGGATTGTGGAGTATTCATGTTGATG TATGCTCTGCACCTTGTCTTGGATGCGCCATTTGACTTCACAGCT TGTGATTTACCcttgatcaggaggtggtggtGCTTCATTCTGTTGGAGAATTTTGCTGTTGAAAG GACAAAGGCGTTCACTAAAGGGGCACTGGAGAGTGTGAATGAGACCCAGAGCAGTGAggag GAACCACTAATAAAAAGGGACCTCCACACTGCAGTAAAATGGTTGCACCAACATAGACAGTTGTTCAGAGGTGCCGTGTCTGAGCCCCATTTTCtggagatggaggaggaggacCAAAGCCGAGCTCTCCAGGACATCATCGATGCAGTTGAAACTGaagatttaattttggcaaaagaaccctttatatttatttttcagtttagggatGATATGGAACTTTTCACTCAAAAATGTCGggataaaatgaaacttaaagtaaactgcatatttaatgaatcagtataa
- the LOC120528408 gene encoding structural maintenance of chromosomes protein 5-like isoform X2: MTENSTNLPQQLVGSVDCGVFMLMYALHLVLDAPFDFTACDLPLIRRWWCFILLENFAVERTKAFTKGALESVNETQSSEEEPLIKRDLHTAVKWLHQHRQLFRGAVSEPHFLEMEEEDQSRALQDIIDAVETEDLILAKEPFIFIFQFRDDMELFTQKCRDKMKLKVNCIFNESV; the protein is encoded by the exons atgacagaaaacagcacg AATCTTCCACAGCAGTTGGTTGGGTCAGTGGATTGTGGAGTATTCATGTTGATG TATGCTCTGCACCTTGTCTTGGATGCGCCATTTGACTTCACAGCT TGTGATTTACCcttgatcaggaggtggtggtGCTTCATTCTGTTGGAGAATTTTGCTGTTGAAAG GACAAAGGCGTTCACTAAAGGGGCACTGGAGAGTGTGAATGAGACCCAGAGCAGTGAggag GAACCACTAATAAAAAGGGACCTCCACACTGCAGTAAAATGGTTGCACCAACATAGACAGTTGTTCAGAGGTGCCGTGTCTGAGCCCCATTTTCtggagatggaggaggaggacCAAAGCCGAGCTCTCCAGGACATCATCGATGCAGTTGAAACTGaagatttaattttggcaaaagaaccctttatatttatttttcagtttagggatGATATGGAACTTTTCACTCAAAAATGTCGggataaaatgaaacttaaagtaaactgcatatttaatgaatcagtataa
- the LOC120528408 gene encoding structural maintenance of chromosomes protein 5-like isoform X5 has translation MKYALHLVLDAPFDFTACDLPLIRRWWCFILLENFAVERTKAFTKGALESVNETQSSEEEPLIKRDLHTAVKWLHQHRQLFRGAVSEPHFLEMEEEDQSRALQDIIDAVETEDLILAKEPFIFIFQFRDDMELFTQKCRDKMKLKVNCIFNESV, from the exons ATGAAG TATGCTCTGCACCTTGTCTTGGATGCGCCATTTGACTTCACAGCT TGTGATTTACCcttgatcaggaggtggtggtGCTTCATTCTGTTGGAGAATTTTGCTGTTGAAAG GACAAAGGCGTTCACTAAAGGGGCACTGGAGAGTGTGAATGAGACCCAGAGCAGTGAggag GAACCACTAATAAAAAGGGACCTCCACACTGCAGTAAAATGGTTGCACCAACATAGACAGTTGTTCAGAGGTGCCGTGTCTGAGCCCCATTTTCtggagatggaggaggaggacCAAAGCCGAGCTCTCCAGGACATCATCGATGCAGTTGAAACTGaagatttaattttggcaaaagaaccctttatatttatttttcagtttagggatGATATGGAACTTTTCACTCAAAAATGTCGggataaaatgaaacttaaagtaaactgcatatttaatgaatcagtataa
- the LOC120528408 gene encoding structural maintenance of chromosomes protein 5-like isoform X4, protein MTENSTYALHLVLDAPFDFTACDLPLIRRWWCFILLENFAVERTKAFTKGALESVNETQSSEEEPLIKRDLHTAVKWLHQHRQLFRGAVSEPHFLEMEEEDQSRALQDIIDAVETEDLILAKEPFIFIFQFRDDMELFTQKCRDKMKLKVNCIFNESV, encoded by the exons atgacagaaaacagcacg TATGCTCTGCACCTTGTCTTGGATGCGCCATTTGACTTCACAGCT TGTGATTTACCcttgatcaggaggtggtggtGCTTCATTCTGTTGGAGAATTTTGCTGTTGAAAG GACAAAGGCGTTCACTAAAGGGGCACTGGAGAGTGTGAATGAGACCCAGAGCAGTGAggag GAACCACTAATAAAAAGGGACCTCCACACTGCAGTAAAATGGTTGCACCAACATAGACAGTTGTTCAGAGGTGCCGTGTCTGAGCCCCATTTTCtggagatggaggaggaggacCAAAGCCGAGCTCTCCAGGACATCATCGATGCAGTTGAAACTGaagatttaattttggcaaaagaaccctttatatttatttttcagtttagggatGATATGGAACTTTTCACTCAAAAATGTCGggataaaatgaaacttaaagtaaactgcatatttaatgaatcagtataa